GTATTCCATGCATCCTCGGCAGCCTGCACCTTTGCGAGCGCCGTCGGTAGGTCGTACGGCGGCATGGGCGGGCGGGACTCATTCATCGGCTGGCATCCTTCCTGGGATCCTCCCGGATCCGTTGTCACGACAGATAGGCTGCGCCCACGACGACGTACGGATAAAGGGGCAAACGCCGATAAATCCGATCACCCCAGCCGATCATTGGCTTCCGCGTTGGCGTGGTCGCCCAGTCGGCGTTCTCAGCGAGCCTTCAACCGGCACTCAGGATTCACCAATGTTACCTACATACATTGTTGTCTATACATACTATTTCTAGAGAGCACAGTCAGCGTCTGCCGGTGCCCTCTAGTTCCAACTCAGGAGGTCCGATGACGCTCGACACCGATACCCACGAGCAGCTGGCACCCATGCATCGGGCGCTGTGGGCGCTCGGCGACTATGCCCTGATGGCCGAGGAAGTGATGGCACCGCTGGGTCCGATCCTGGTGGCGGCCACCGGAATTGGGCCGGGTATTGAGGTCCTCGATGTCGCCGCCGGTTCGGGAAACATCTCCCTGCCCGCGGCCGCGACCGGTGCCGCCGTCGTCTCCACCGACCTCACCCCGGAGCTGCTGGAGCGCTCCCGGGCGCGGGCCGCCGCGCGGGGTTTGATGCTGCGTTATCAAGAGGCGAACGCGCACTCCCTGCCGTTTGGCGACGGCGCGTTCGATGTGGTGGTGTCGGCGATTGGCGTGCAGTTCGCGCCCAACCATCGGCGCGCGGCCGACGAGCTGGTCCGGGTCTGCCGGCCCGGCGGGACGATCGGCCTGATCAGCTGGACCCCGGAGGGATTCTTCGGCCGGATGCTGGCCACCATCCGGCCGTACCGACCGAGCCTGTCACCGGCCGTGCCGCCGGCGGCTCTCTGGGGACGCGAACGCTACGTCGCCGGACTCTTGGGTGGTCGGGTGAGCGGCGTCGTGGCGGTCCGCGGATTACTGAATGTCCACCGATTCGATTGCGCCACAGCGGTTCACGACTACTTCAAAAACCACTACGGCCCGACGATCGAGGCCTACGCCAACATCGGCCACGACAAAGTGCTGGCCGCTGAGCTCGACGCCCAACTCGTCGAACTGGCCGAGGAGTATCTGACCGACGGCACCATGGGCTGGGAGTACCTATTGGTCACCGCGCAACGGCGGTGACTCCGCTATAGATCGATATCGATGGCGGCGTCGGGCTCTCCGCCGGCCGCGGTGAACGC
This Mycobacterium simiae DNA region includes the following protein-coding sequences:
- a CDS encoding class I SAM-dependent methyltransferase; translated protein: MTLDTDTHEQLAPMHRALWALGDYALMAEEVMAPLGPILVAATGIGPGIEVLDVAAGSGNISLPAAATGAAVVSTDLTPELLERSRARAAARGLMLRYQEANAHSLPFGDGAFDVVVSAIGVQFAPNHRRAADELVRVCRPGGTIGLISWTPEGFFGRMLATIRPYRPSLSPAVPPAALWGRERYVAGLLGGRVSGVVAVRGLLNVHRFDCATAVHDYFKNHYGPTIEAYANIGHDKVLAAELDAQLVELAEEYLTDGTMGWEYLLVTAQRR